The following proteins come from a genomic window of Lycium ferocissimum isolate CSIRO_LF1 chromosome 4, AGI_CSIRO_Lferr_CH_V1, whole genome shotgun sequence:
- the LOC132053514 gene encoding jasmonoyl--L-amino acid synthetase JAR6: protein MKMIVESIEKKFDAEEVIEDFEALTKNAGRIQEETLQKILEENGGTEYLKQWGLNGRTDVESFKACVPIVTHKELEPYIQRIADGDLSPILTGKPIETISLSSGTTQGKPKFVPFNDELMESTMQIFKTSFAFRNREFPIGNGKALQFIYSSKQFKTKGGLAAGTATTNVYRNAQFKKTMKAMSTPCCSPDEVIFGPDFQQSLYCHLLCGLIFRDEVQVVSSTFAHSIVHAFRTFEQVWESLLVDIREGVLSSRVTVPSIRLAMSKLLKPDPELADTIHNKCANLSNWYGLIPELFPNTKYIYGIMTGSMEPYLKKLRHYAGELPLLSADYGSSEGWVGVNVNPKLPPEVVTYAVLPNIGYFEFIPLRENFDGMEQVNAPVGLTEVKIGGEYEIVFTNFAGLYRYRLGDVVKIKGFHNGTPELQFVCRRNLLLSINIDKNTEKDLQLAVEAAAKHLVDEKLEVVDFTSHVNVSADPGRYVIFWELSGEATDEMLQDCCNCLDKSFVDAGYVSSRKVSSIGPLELRIVKRGTFHKILDHFVGLGGAVSQFKTPRCVGPKNSSLIQILSSNVVKSYSSSAFC, encoded by the exons ATGAAGATGATAGTGGAAAGTATTGAGAAGAAATTTGATGCAGAAGAAGTGATTGAGGATTTTGAAGCGTTGACCAAAAATGCTggaagaattcaagaagagacACTTCAAAAGATTCTTGAAGAAAATGGTGGAACTGAGTATCTGAAGCAATGGGGTCTGAATGGAAGAACTGATGTTGAGAGTTTTAAGGCTTGTGTCCCTATTGTCACTCACAAAGAATTGGAACCTTACATTCAAAGAATTGCTGATGGTGATCTTTCTCCTATTCTTACTGGAAAGCCCATTGAAACTATCTCCTTGAG TTCTGGTACTACTCAAGGGAAGCCAAAATTTGTACCTTTCAATGATGAATTAATGGAGTCCACCATGCAGATATTCAAGACCTCTTTTGCCTTTAGGAACAG AGAATTTCCAATTGGGAATGGGAAAGCTTTGCAGTTTATTTACAGCAGCAAGCAGTTTAAAACTAAGGGTGGTTTGGCTGCTGGAACAGCCACTACTAATGTGTATAGAAATGcacaattcaagaaaacaatgaaGGCAATGTCTACCCCATGTTGCAGTCCTGATGAAGTAATATTTGGTCCTGATTTTCAACAATCTTTATACTGCCACCTTCTCTGTGGTCTCATTTTCCGCGATGAAGTTCAAGTTGTTTCGTCTACGTTTGCACATAGCATTGTCCATGCTTTTCGTACTTTCGAACAAGTATGGGAATCACTTCTTGTTGACATAAGAGAAGGAGTCTTATCGAGCCGAGTCACTGTTCCGTCTATAAGATTAGCCATGTCAAAATTGTTGAAGCCTGATCCAGAACTGGCTGATACAATTCATAATAAGTGCGCAAATTTAAGCAATTGGTACGGCTTGATTCCTGAACTCTTTCCGAATACAAAGTACATATATGGTATCATGACAGGTTCAATGGAACCTTACTTGAAGAAACTGAGGCATTATGCAGGGGAATTACCCTTATTGAGTGCTGATTATGGTTCTTCTGAAGGATGGGTTGGAGTTAACGTTAACCCAAAACTCCCCCCTGAGGTGGTTACTTATGCAGTGTTACCAAATATTGGTTATTTCGAATTCATTCCTCTCAGGGAAAATTTCGATGGAATGGAGCAAGTAAATGCTCCAGTGGGTCTGACTGAAGTTAAAATTGGTGGAGAGTATGAAATTGTCTTCACCAATTTTGCAG GTTTATATCGTTATAGACTTGGTGATGTGGTCAAGATAAAAGGATTCCACAACGGGACTCCAGAACTCCAATTCGTCTGTAGAAGGAACCTTTTGCTGAGCATTAACATAGACAAGAACACCGAGAAAGATTTACAGCTTGCCGTTGAAGCAGCAGCCAAGCACTTGGTAGACGAAAAACTAGAAGTGGTGGACTTCACGAGCCATGTCAATGTCTCAGCTGATCCAGGACGCTACGTGATTTTCTGGGAATTGAGTGGGGAAGCAACCGATGAAATGTTGCAAGATTGCTGCAACTGTCTGGACAAATCATTCGTCGATGCAGGCTACGTGAGCTCCCGGAAAGTGAGTTCAATTGGACCACTTGAACTGAGGATTGTGAAGAGAGGAACATTTCATAAGATATTGGATCATTTTGTAGGATTAGGAGGAGCAGTTAGCCAATTTAAGACACCTAGGTGTGTTGGTCCAAAAAATAGCTCATTGATACAAATACTGTCTAGTAATGTTGTTAAGAGCTATTCCAGTTCTGCCTTCTGTTGA